The proteins below come from a single Clupea harengus chromosome 21, Ch_v2.0.2, whole genome shotgun sequence genomic window:
- the LOC105893295 gene encoding excitatory amino acid transporter 1, with amino-acid sequence MTKSTGEKPRSRSRVQLMRENFHQRTLKAKKKVDDISKDDVKSFLRNNAFVLFTIGAVAVGIILGFTLRPYKMSYREVKYFSFPGELLMRMLQMLVLPLLISSLITGMAALDSKASGKMGMRAVMYYFTTTFIAVFIGIIMVLIIHPGKGSKEEFTEQAKIAEISPADAFLDLIRNMFPPNLVQACTQQFKTQYGKRTVQVTIIVNESLTNLTNNTQQITREEAIPLPGVTNGVNALGLVVFSMCFGLIIGSMKEQGQALRDFFDSLNEAIMRLVSIIMWYAPVGILFLIAGKIVEMDDITQMGGQLGMYTITVIIGLMIHGILVLPTLYFVITRKNPVVFITGILQALITAFGTSSSSATLPITFRCLEENNKVDRRVTRFVLPVGATINMDGTALYEALAAIFIAQVNNMELNFGQIITISITATAASIGAAGIPQAGLVTMVIVLTSVGLPTDDISLIIAVDWFLDRIRTATNVLGDSIGAGIIEFLSKDELQSKDAEMGNSVVEESQMKKPYQLISQENEYENERPPPDSETKM; translated from the exons ATGACCAAAAGCACCGGGGAGAAACCGCGCTCACGCAGCCGGGTGCAGCTGATGCGGGAAAACTTTCACCAGCGCACCCTCAAAGCCAAGAAGAAGGTGGATGACATCAGCAAGGACGACGTGAAGAGCTTCCTGAGGAACAATGCTTTTGTGCTTTTTACCATCGGAGCGGTTGCCGTTG GTATAATACTTGGCTTCACTCTGAGGCCCTATAAGATGTCCTACAGGGAGGTGAAGTACTTCTCCTTCCCCGGAGAGCTCCTTATGCGCATGCTCCAGATGCTGGTGCTGCCCCTGCTGATCTCCAGTCTCATTACAG GAATGGCAGCACTTGACAGCAAGGCTTCTGGTAAGATGGGCATGAGGGCGGTGATGTACTACTTTACCACCACCTTCATCGCTGTCTTCATCGGCATCATCATGGTGCTCATTATCCACCCGGGAAAAGGCTCCAAAGAGGAGTTCACGGAGCAAGCGAAGATCGCAGAGATCAGCCCAGCAGACGCCTTTCTGGACCTCATTAG aaatatgTTTCCTCCCAACCTGGTCCAGGCTTGCAcacagcag TTTAAGACCCAGTATGGCAAACGAACAGTTCAGGTGACAATAATAGTGAACGAAAGCCTCACCAACTTgaccaacaacacacaacagatcACCAGAGAGGAGGCCATCCCGCTGCCCGGCGTCACCAACGGTGTGAATGCCTTGGGCCTGGTGGTGTTCTCCATGTGCTTCGGCCTCATCATCGGCAGTATGAAGGAACAGGGCCAGGCTCTCAGGGACTTCTTCGACAGCCTGAATGAGGCCATCATGAGGCTGGTTTCCATCATTATGTG GTACGCACCAGTCGGTATCCTCTTCTTGATTGCTGGAAAGATCGTGGAGATGGATGACATCACACAGATGGGAGGGCAGCTAGGAATGTACACCATCACTGTCATCATCGGCCTCATGATCCACGGTATCCTTGTTCTACCCACTTTGTACTTCGTCATCACAAGGAAAAACCCCGTCGTCTTCATCACGGGCATACTGCAGGCTCTCATCACGGCCTTTGGGACGTCATCCAG CTCAGCTACTCTGCCCATCACCTTCAGATGTCTtgaggaaaacaacaaagtggATAGAAGGGTTACCCGTTTTGTGCTACCGGTGGGTGCGACCATCAACATGGATGGAACAGCACTCTATGAAGCACTGGCAGCCATTTTCATTGCACAGGTCAACAACATGGAACTGAACTTTGGCCAGATTATCACAATCAG CATTACAGCAACAGCAGCTAGCATTGGAGCTGCTGGGATCCCCCAGGCTGGACTGGTCACCATGGTGATTGTGCTGACCTCTGTGGGCCTTCCTACCGATGACATCAGCCTGATTATTGCTGTTGATTGGTTCCT TGATCGGATACGTACCGCCACGAACGTGCTGGGAGACTCCATAGGGGCTGGAATCATAGAGTTCCTCTCCAAAGACGAGCTCCAGTCCAAGGATGCAGAGATGGGCAACTCCGTGGTGGAGGAGAGCCAGATGAAGAAGCCCTACCAGCTCATCTCCCAGGAGAACGAATACGAGAACGAGAGACCGCCGCCGGACAGTGAAACAAAGATGTAG